A stretch of the Rosa rugosa chromosome 5, drRosRugo1.1, whole genome shotgun sequence genome encodes the following:
- the LOC133713061 gene encoding uncharacterized protein LOC133713061 isoform X1, with translation MANPNGAAVKEKPDDLEISSIGSLYSGPWDKKYWSSSRGKDRYPYPIGYGAVRAHNGSTYKMEIQEGPKGPLFSIIAADGQSCSGQTPDIAWDKFQKKCFPRTKIWHGKRFSCKIDGVEFFGFKNPFVQRLLRELATDVNGAAEQSLLPSSSCNGASRTDVDNRSPEAYSDLGRPQITGKRSRKRESGNAKSSSRTGINKTTTEDLVSISEASSPIKGSKRHCNNGNPMPSSLNEEHDIPAVLPPLVHLVPVHQEESEISAKDHLPLDSVGFFNHLSKDNIPEDSNGPGKCKATPAAINMSVDERKPVDRSQGTKMEDISFPMAPNDQNVDATIPQDCQGLTDVELFAPDTLDFTQDKTADSSSTIQLFAPDTLDSEGKNADSSSTIQDRSTMDVVIADGLLTESHPEEETPTVKSNASSQNIDFDSVGQEMAKSMMAFLLPQAIPLLNKGSKKKKGSGIPSEVLPFTVKSQKESNEITAPSPGLMPSNKDAKGKKMHTQSTDIDPIAPTKSIIPDSLDDDQNGDHVSNHLISLSDKAEPDQHNSDGAFPMNSHGHLVSSNEHGHNLAGNEHGHLLAANEYNKLIDDQQETSGSNDAYPSEEVGMASTGRLQECGQYILESLPVCATPYRKVFSEEITEKFHIDECPVGITLSSKKMNETAVDPTKDIVDDNRRGMLNSLNISEKETAAKTLSTKTENLSFSQVPKLVYTRKKVQTISHMKGNNSGPVSKSIICKNNVPETYPSTETLQVGSSDDNSNIRDSFCAEAKIVGRSSLNAEKPSMNSKAVLNSMGPAVLQDLIVGEKDTSYFCDLFVSHLENQVDKNVVGHENLLQFKDSETSHKQGPSFSCDPNSIPFSSDLKPHNMELNNGLVGILEFVGCYTHPVPVLSVLLSTKGNHIYICVLCGLLVGKDISLFIYKVDIEELKVGHPSLVGHTSVTLPDLTDYFGGMALGRSCLQLTPDGQCLVLLDSIKTPFCRQGKTHCLCTTCASSCSEENAVKIVQVKLGYVSLVARLKAVESQRCILVCEPSNLVSVGKTGRLHLWVMDSTWSAQMEYMVMPSEDCISPGIVELKRIPNCTHLIVSHNGYGEFSLWDIFKRILVSRFLVPSASICQFFPISLFAWQMNFPVSSHFDMEEHVNQMMASTSKKQFLSEGEDVAVCLLVSSSDFDAQQDYESGDCHPNPVGRWRLALMVKNMVIFGTALDSRASVIGASAGQGICGTCDGLVYMWELSSGTKLGTMHHFKGGGVSCISTDDSRSGAVAIAGDNQVLVYLRSRKYSVN, from the exons ATGGCGAACCCTAACGGCGCCGCCGTCAAAGAGAAACCAGACGATCTGGAAATCAGCTCCATCGGTTCCCTCTACTCCGGCCCTTGGGACAAGAAGTACTGGAGCTCCTCTAGG GGGAAGGATCGATATCCGTATCCGATTGGGTATGGAGCTGTTCGAGCTCATAATGGGAGTACATATAAGATGGAAATTCAAGAGGGTCCTAAAGGACCTTTGTTTTCG ATTATTGCTGCCGATGGACAATCATGTTCCGGGCAAACCCCAGATATTGCTTGGGATAAATTCCAGAAGAAATGCTTTCCCCGCACAAAGATTTGGCATGGGAAGAGATTTTCGTGCAAGAtagatggtgtggag TTTTTTGGGTTTAAAAATCCATTTGTCCAGAGGCTACTTCGGGAGCTGGCAACAGATGTTAACGGAGCAGCAGAGCAAAGTTTGTTACCCTCGAGCTCCTGCAATGGAGCTTCTAGAACAGACGTTGATAACCGCTCCCCAGAGGCATATTCAGACTTGGGAAGACCACAAATCACAGGGAAGAGAAGTAGGAAACGTGAAAGTGGAAATGCAAAGTCATCCAGTCGGACAGGCATAAATAAGACTACAACTGAAGATCTGGTATCCATTTCTGAAGCTTCGAGTCCAATAAAAGGGAGTAAGAGACATTGTAATAATGGGAATCCCATGCCTTCTTCTTTAAATGAAGAACACGATATACCAGCAGTGTTGCCACCATTAGTGCATTTAGTACCGGTTCATCAAGAAGAGAGTGAGATTTCAGCCAAAGATCATTTGCCATTGGATTCTGTTGGCTTCTTCAATCATCTCAGCAAGGATAATATCCCTGAAGATTCAAATGGTCCTGGAAAATGTAAAGCCACTCCGGCAGCCATCAACATGTCCGTGGATGAAAGAAAACCT GTTGATAGGTCTCAGGGTACCAAGATGGAAGACATTAGTTTTCCAATGGCACCAAATGACCAAAATGTAGATGCTACAATTCCACAAGATTGCCAAGGTCTTACTGATGTTGAACTTTTTGCTCCTGATACCTTAGATTTTACACAAG ACAAAACAGCTGATTCGTCTTCAACTATCCAACTGTTTGCGCCTGATACCTTAGATTCAGAAG GTAAAAATGCGGATTCTTCTTCAACTATCCAAGATAGAAGCACCATGGATGTGGTCATTGCTGATGGGCTGCTGACTGAATCACATCCGGAAGAAGAAACGCCCACTGTTAAATCAAATGCAAGTTCCCAGaatattgattttgattcagTTGGTCAGGAAATGGCAAAGTCCATGATGGCATTTCTTCTTCCACAGGCTATTCCTCTCCTCAATAAGGGCTCTAAGAAGAAAAAGGGTTCTGGTATCCCTTCAGAAGTTCTGCCTTTTACAGTGAAATCTCAGAAGGAAAGCAATGAAATCACTGCTCCATCCCCTG GTTTAATGCCTTCCAATAAAGATGCAAAGGGGAAAAAGATGCATACCCAATCTACTGATATTGATCCAATTGCTCCAACAAAGTCTATTATTCCTGACAGTTTAGATGATGATCAAAATGGTGACCACGTATCCAATCACTTGATATCTTTGTCTGATAAGGCTGAACCTGATCAGCATAATTCTGATGGTGCATTCCCTATGAATAGTCATGGACATCTTGTTTCCAGCAATGAGCATGGTCATAATCTTGCTGGCAATGAGCATGGACATCTTCTTGCTGCCAATGAGTATAACAAATTGATAGATGATCAGCAAGAGACCAGCGGAAGCAACGATGCATATCCGTCTGAGGAAGTGGGCATGGCTTCAACTGGGAGGCTTCAGGAATGTGGCCAGTACATACTTGAGTCTCTTCCAGTTTGTGCAACTCCATATAGAAAAGTCTTTTCTGAAGAAATCACGGAGAAGTTCCATATTGATGAATGCCCAGTAGGTATTACTCTCAGTTCTAAGAAAATGAATGAAACTGCAGTTGATCCTACCAAAG ATATTGTTGATGATAACCGAAGAGGCATGTTAAATTCTTTAAATATATCAGAGAAGGAAACTGCTGCTAAGACATTGTCTACCAAAACTGAAAATCTGTCTTTTTCTCAAGTTCCCAAGTTAGTGTATACCAGGAAAAAGGTTCAGACTATATCTCATATGAAAGGCAATAACAGTGGTCCAGTCTCAAAAAGTATAATATGCAAGAACAATGTACCTGAGACATATCCTTCCACAGAAACTCTGCAGGTGGGTTCTTCTGATGACAATTCAAATATAAGGGATTCATTTTGTGCTGAAGCCAAGATTGTTGGACGCTCCAGTTTGAATGCAGAGAAACCTTCGATGAACTCTAAAGCTGTATTAAACAGCATGGGTCCAGCTGTATTACAAGATCTAATTGTTGGTGAGAAAGATACTTCATACTTTTGTGATTTGTTTGTCTCACATTTAGAAAACCAGGTTGACAAGAATGTGGTTGGCCATGAAAACCTCCTACAGTTCAAAGATTCTGAAACATCTCATAAACAAGGGCCGAGTTTCAGTTGTGATCCCAATAGCATTCCATTTAGTTCAGATTTGAAGCCTCACAATATGGAACTTAATAATGGGCTAGTGGGAATTCTTGAGTTTGTGGGATGCTATACCCATCCTGTTCCTGTTTTGTCAGTGTTGTTGAGCACAAAGGGAAATCACATTTACATTTGTGTTTTATGTGGCCTACTGGTTGGTAAGGACATCAGCCTGTTCATCTACAAGGTAGACATTGAGGAACTGAAGGTTGGACACCCTTCTCTTGTTGGTCACACATCAGTAACTTTGCCGGATCTAACCGATTATTTTGGTGGA ATGGCTTTGGGAAGATCCTGTCTACAATTGACCCCAGATGGACAGTGTCTTGTTTTACTTGACAGTATTAAAACTCCTTTCTGCAG GCAAGGAAAAACCCATTGTCTGTGCACCACATGTGCGTCAAGCTGCTCTGAGGAGAATGCTGTTAAGATTGTCCAAGTAAAACTTGGTTATGTTTCATTAGTGGCAAGATTGAAAGCAGTAGAGAGTCAAAGATGTATATTGGTTTGTGAACCTAGCAATCTTGTTTCTGTTGGAAAGACTGGGAGACTGCATTTGTGGGTCATGGATTCAACATGGAG TGCACAAATGGAATATATGGTTATGCCATCTGAAGATTGCATCTCCCCTGGCATAGTGGAGTTGAAGAGAATTCCAAATTGTACTCATCTAATTGTCAGCCATAATGGTTACGGTGAATTCAGTTTATG ggatATTTTTAAACGCATCCTTGTGTCAAGGTTCTTGGTACCAAGTGCTTCAATTTGTCAATTTTTTCCTATCAGTTTGTTTGCTTGGCAAATGAATTTCCCTGTTTCTAGCCACTTTGATATGGAAGAACATGTCAATCAAATGATGGCTTCAACATCGAAGAAACAATTTTTGTCTGAAGGGGAAGATGTTGCTGTATGTCTTCTTGTTTCATCTTCTGATTTTGATGCTCAACAAGACTATGAATCAGGTGACTGCCACCCAAATCCAGTTGGACGGTGGAGGCTAGCTCTCATGGTGAAAAATATGGTGATCTTCGGAACTGCATTGGATTCAAG GGCTTCTGTCATCGGTGCTTCCGCTGGACAAGGGATCTGTGGTACTTGTGATGGACTTGTGTATATGTGGGAGCTATCTTCAGGAACCAAGCTTGGCACCATGCATCATTTTAAAG GTGGCGGTGTTTCATGTATTTCTACTGATGATTCAAGGTCAGGTGCCGTGGCCATAGCCGGGGACAATCAAGTGTTGGTTTATCTGCGCTCTAGAAAATATTCTGTAAACTGA